The window TTGGTATTAATGGTGAAAACACCACGATCAAAACAGAAATTCTTGCTGGTGCAACCACGTTTTTAACGATGGCCTACATTATTTTTGTGAACCCTAATGTATTGGCAGAAGCTGGCATGGACAAAGGCGCGGTATTTGTCGCCACTTGCTTAGCTGCTGCGGTGGGTTGTTTTATAATGGGTATCTACGCCCGCTTACCGGTCGCATTAGCGCCAGGCATGGGACTCAACGCTTTCTTTACTTATGGCGTGGTTCTGGGTATGGGCTATGCGTGGGAAACCGCACTGGGTGCTGTATTCCTATCGGGTTGTATCTTTGTACTTTTAAGCTTGTTTAAAATTCGTGAATGGATCATCAATGCCATTCCAATCGCTCTTAAACAAGGGGTGGTCGCTGGTATCGGCGCGTTTTTAGCCTTTATTGCGCTGCAAAGCTCTGGCATTATCATCGGGCAAGACGCGACCTTGGTTGCTCTCGGCGATATGACAACTTTTGCACCCGTGATGGCTTCGTTAGGGTTCTTTGTCATCGTGGGCTTATCCTATAAAAAAATCCCTGGTGCGGTAACGATTGGTATTTTATTGGTCGCCTTAATCAGTTTATTAACAGGTAATACCCAGTTTACTGGGATTATGTCTACGCCGCCATCAATTGCGCCAACCTTAATGCAGCTTGATATTGCTGGCGCGTTTGACGTGGGCATGATCAGTGTCATTTTTGCCTTTCTGTTCGTAGATTTATTTGATACCGCAGGTACCTTGATGGCTACCACTAGTCAGGCCGGTCTGGTTGAAAAAAACGGTAACGTTCCTAACCTAGGTAAGGCGTTGTTAGCGGATTCAACAGCGACTGTTGCAGGCTCGTTGTTTGGTACGTCATCGACGACCAGTTATGTTGAAAGTGTCGCAGGGATCGCCTCAGGTGGCCGTACCGGACTGATGGCAGTAACGGTCGGCGTGCTGTTCTTACTCAGTATTTTCTTTGCGCCATTAGCCGGTATGATTCCAGCCTATGCCACTGCTGGTGCCATTTTTTATGTGGGCGTATTGATGCTGGCTACCCTAAAAGATATCAATTGGGGAGATGTAACGGATGCCGCACCTGTGGCAGTCGTGCTGTTGTTTACACCGCTAACATACTCTATCGCTGACGGTATTGCTCTTGGTTTTATTACCTTCACTGCGGTTAAATTATTGGCAGGTAAATTTTCTGAAATTACCCTTGCCGTTTGGGTATTAACGCTAATTTTACTGGCTAAAATTATATTTTTATAACTGAATCCAGATAACTCAATAACATTGCACTACTAATATTATTCAGATTTAAACCCTCCTTATTATTGAATAATAAGGAGGGTTTTTTTATTAAAAATGAGAGCAGTTTGTAAGGCTTTATTTAGCGTGATTCGTTGATAGAATTGTGCTTAATCGTCAATAGTAAACAAAAAACTATAACTTAAGCGTCATTACTACGAATGTTCTGTTATCTGTTTGTTTTTAAAGAGTATATTTATTCGTGCAAATGGCCGATATCGTTAGTTTGAAAATTTTTTTCGTGATAACATAGCGGAGTTAAGCGCATCACCTCAATCAACGCCGTAGAGGTTTTTCTTACAGTGAATTAGCATCATCCAAGATCACAAGTTGACGATATTAAGGCTATGCTTCGCCATACTTTAATAGTCGGATAATCTACTGGTCATACTCCTTTCACTACCAACAAGAAGAAGGCACTAATGCCGCTTAACTGTTCGTTGTTGCCTTTGCATTGTTAACGTAGTTCGTTGAACGCTCGAACGACATACTTAACCGTCTCCAGCATATGCTGGATTTGCTCGTTTTGTGATGGCGCCGTTCGGTTCTTTGTTGATAGTTTTTATAAATTAACGGCTTGTGTAAATAACTGGCTTTTATAAACCGCTTTCATAAAAAGTTCCTGCGCACCATTTATTATGGTTTTTAAACGATAGTTGTGGAGTTGGTATGAACCCAATAGACCAGTTTGCCCCGAAAGAGCCGATTTTATTTAATCCCACCGAGTTATTGGTGCCAGAGTATATTGAGCAGTCAGCAGATGAGCTGTATGCACGTATCTCGCCATTATATAGTGTGGACGAAGACCGCTGGTTAACCGACTTGCTGCCACTTGCCAAGCCTAGTGATGAAGAGCGCGAAGCTGCTGCTCAGCAGACGCGCAAGCTAGTCGAGTATGTGCGCAATGATGGTAAAGCCGTCAAGATGGTAGATTCACTACTGCTTGAGTATAGCCTCGATACTCAAGAAGGTATTTTGCTGATGAGTCTGGCAGAAGCCTTAATTCGGGTGCCAGATAACTATACCGCTGATGCACTCATTCGCGACAAGATGAGCGTCGCGGATTGGAAAAAGCATCTCAAAGGTGACAATGGTTTTATCACTAATACCTCGACGTGGGGGTTGATGATGACCGGACGTGTGGTTAGTATTGATAGTGATACAACGGCGTCAGGATTTTTGGATCGCATGACCAAAAAAATGGGCGAGCCGATGATTCGCGGCGCCATGCAAAAAGCCATGCGCGTTATGGGTCATCAATTTGTATTGGGCGAGACCATTGAAGAAGCCAACAAGAACAGTCAAAGCTACCGTAATAAAGGCTATACCTATTCGTTTGATATGCTAGGTGAGGCCGCGGTTACTCATAAAGATGCTGAAAATTATTTTAACGACTATTTGCATGCAATTAAGTCTACGGCCAATATCAAAGTCAAAGACGGCATGCCTAAGCCGTCCGTATCTATTAAGCTATCAGCGCTACATCCCCGCTATGAAGCGACCCAAGAAGCACAAGTGATGGGACTGTTGCGTCAGCGCTGCTTATTGCTTATCGAAGCGGCACGTGAAGTTAACGTCGATCTCAGTATCGATGCTGAGGAAGCGGATCGCCTAGAGATTTCCTTAAAGCTGTTTGAATCGCTATATCGTGACCCGCTAACCGCTGACTGGGACGGTCTTGGTCTGGTCGTGCAAGGCTACGCAAAACGTGCTATTGCTATTTTTGCATGGGTGGCTCGCTTGTCTACTGAAGTCGGTGATCGTATTCCGCTACGCCTGGTAAAAGGCGCGTATTGGGATACTGAAATTAAACTGGCTCAGCAAAAAGGTCTGTCCGGTTATCCGGTATGGACGCGTAAAGAAGGCACGGATACCGCTTATCTGGCATGTGCGCGTTTCTTATTATCAGAGCATTTGCGTGGGTTAATTTGGCCGCAGTTTGCAACTCATAATGCCCACACGTTAGCGACCGTAATGACCATGAGCGCGCATAGAGACTTTGAGTTTCAACGTTTGCATGGCATGGGCGATGCGCTTTATGATCACATTTTGCAAGCCTATAACATTCCTGTGCGCATTTATGCACCGGTTGGTGCGCATAAAGACTTGCTGCCATATTTGGTGCGTCGCCTACTTGAAAACGGTGCGAACAGCTCATTTGTCCATCAGTTATTAGATAAGTCTTATCCTATCGATAAGCTGGTCGTGCATCCGTATGACAAGCTGCTCACTAATGACACCTTGCACAATCCAGATATTCCATTGCCACTTAATCTTTACGGCGATCGCCGCGCCAGTTATGGCCCCAATATATTCGTCGAGTCGCAATGGCATCCGTTTAAAACAGCTGTTGATACTCATTTGCATAAATCATGGACAGCGGCGCCTATTATAAATGGCCAAACTATTAGCGAGTATGCGGTTGATGGCGTATCTAGTAAGCTTGATAGCCACACGATACGTGCCCCTTGGAACCATGAAATCATTGCAGGCAAAGTGCGCTATGCCAATGCGGAACTTGCTCGTAAAGCTATAGATACAGCGGTTGCTGGGCAAGAGGCGTGGCAAGCAGTATCTGCATCTAAGCGCGCTGCGATATTGCGTAAAACAGCTGATTTATATGAAGAAAACTACGCTGAGTTTATGGCACTATGTCAAGTTGAAGCGGGCAAGACCATTCAAGACAGTATTGATGAAATTAAAGAAGCCGTTGACTTTTGTCGCTTTTATGCGGATGAGGCTGAGCGCTTAGACGACGTCGTTCATCAGTTTACCGATTTGACTGGCAACCAATCGCGCCAAGTTTATAAGGCGCGCGGCACATTTGTCTGTATCAGTCCTTGGAACTTTCCATTGGCCATTTATACCGGTCAAGTGGTGGCAGCATTGGCCGCTGGTAATACAGTGGTTGCTAAACCTGCCGAACAAACCAGTTTAATTGCCCACTTTGGTGCGCAATTGATGTATCAAGCGGGCGTACCTGCCGAGGCACTACAGTTTGTTACGGGTGCTGGCGAAGTTGGTGGTGCACTGACCGCAGCGGATAATCTATCGGGTGTTATCTTTACCGGCTCAACCCAAACGGCTCAACGCATCAATCAAAGTCTCAATGACCATGCACAAGCCAGTGGCGAGCTACCGGTATTGATTGCTGAAACGGGCGGTCAGAATGCTATGATCGTCGACTCAACTGCCTTGCCTGAGCAAGTGGTCAAAGACGCGGTATTATCTGCCTTTGGCTCAGCCGGTCAGCGCTGCTCGGCGTGCCGTATCTTATGCGTACAAGAGGAAGTGGCCGATGGCATCATTGAGCTATTACAAGGCAATATGGCCGAGTTGGTCGTGGGCAATCCTATTCATGCTGCCACTGATGTGGGACCAGTTATTGATAGTGATGCCAAGCAAGGCCTTGAGGAGCACATTGAACGTATGATTGCTGAGCCAACGGCGACTATTCTAGCGCAGACTCCTATGAGTGCTAGCTCAGTGGTTAGCGAAGAGCAGTCTACCTTTGTATTGCCAACGGCTATTGAAGTGCAAAGCATTGATGTGATCGGTGGCGAGCACTTTGGCCCGATATTGCATGTACTGCGTTATCAAGCGCGCGATTTAGACAAGCTTATTGACGCGATTAACGGGACTGGCTTTGGCTTAACCTTAGGTATTCATAGCCGTATTGAAAATATCGCTGAGCATATTGAGCGCCGTGCTTTTGTGGGTAATACCTACGTCAACCGTAACCAAATCGGTGCGGTGGTCAACGTGCAACCCTTTGGTGGTTGTGGTCTCTCTGGCACAGGTCCAAAAGCCGGTGGCCCGCATTATGTTCCACGCTTGATGCGCCTCATTAATGCAAACGATACTAAAGCAAGCAGTGGCACTACTCATTCATCTCTTCAAACTGACATCGCATAAGGAGTAGCAATATGGCGACTGAATTCAAAAAAAATCATGCCCAAGTTTGTGAAGCTTGGCGATTACTTAGCGCGGTCAATCGTGCTATCTATCTTGAAGCAGCTATTCCCAAACTGGCATTGCTTACTGGTGATGCTAATAAAGCGCGGCGCTTATTCAATCATTTATTAAGCGCAGCACCTAAGCTTGACGAAGTGCAACGTATGAGCGGTGCAACTGGCGAGTCTAATGAATTATATGTGACCGCTCGTGGTAAAACGATGGTTATCGGCGCCGAATCAGCCAGAACGATGGCAGTCCTTGGACAGCTTATCGCCGCTTTATTAACGGGTAATGAGGTAATACTGCATTGCCCAAGCCAAGATGATATGTGCATAGAAGCCGTAAAAGTGCTTTATGAGACCGGCATCAGTGATGATGTCATCAGTATCGCTAATGACTCACAGACGATTACTTTGTTATATATCGATCGTCTCGCGCAAGTGGCCGTTACCGGTAATAATGCTGAAGTACAAACCGTCAGTCAAGAGCTCGCCAATACGGACGGTATCTTAACGCAAGTGATTGCGGTAACCGATATGGAAGGCTTATCAGATATGCTCACACCTGATTATCTGTATCGTTTTATCACTGAACGGGTAAGAACTATCAACACCACCGCGATTGGTGGTAATGCTAGCTTACTTGAGCTTGGTACAGAATAAATAGCTTGATATGGATTGAATGACTATAAGATTAATAGGACGCTGTTTGGACTTGCTAGATAAAGAATGAGCAGCGTTTATTGATTAAATATTTAGTCTAAAAAAACCGATATCTGGATGTATTCCGGATATCGGTTTTTTATGGCGCTAATTTAAGTTTTATTAAAAACTACTCAGCACAATCTATCCAAATCCAACCATTTTCCAGCCATTCCATCAAATCGTCTGGGTCAACATCTGTAATATCTTCAGATTTTATATGTTCACCATTGGCAAGGCGTACCAGCAGTGCTGTGGCATGATTATCAACACCATCAAGCCGCTGGCCATTGACGTATATGCTTATGCCATCAGCATTCTGGTTATATAATAAACGACCACTATAATCCGCTTGTAGCGTGGCACCTTGCGCCAAAGTTTGTATCAGCTCATCGGTATTCATCGTTTCTTCAGGAACTAGCGCATCATATTGACGCTTACTGACCACTTCACATACCGCTTGGCGAATAATATCAGCACCACGATCCGACTGTAGTAGCTGTAATAATTGTGCGGTGATGGCATCTATACTTTCCGCTTGTAATTCACCTGAAGCTTGTGGCGCTTGTGGCAGAATCATCGGAATAAATAAATCACTATCGTTGGTCGCTACATCGGCAATACTGTCGATAATTTGCATTACATTAGGGCGACGGCAGCCAAATGAAAAGGTCATACAATCGTCTTGCGCCACGCCAAAATGAGATAATTTAGGCGGCACATATAGCACATCACCAGCTTCTAAAACCTCATCAAAGATAATCTCGCCCATATCATCAAAAATACGAATCGGCTCATCAGGTACAAACTCAGTCCGCTCATCACAAAATTTGCCTAACTGCCAACGGCGCTGGCCGTAACCTTGTGCTAAGAACACATCATAATCATCATAATGCTTACCGACTGAACCGCCTTTGGGTGCATAAGACACCATAATGTCATCGCGCTGCCACTGCGGGATAAAGTCAAAGGCTTGCCATAATTGCCCCAGCTCAGGTGACCACTGTTCTAAATTTTGTACCAGTACCGCCCACTGCTCGGGCAAGTTGTCAAAGTCAGTTTCGGTCAACGGTCCTTTTTTAAGTTGCCATTGTGGTTGGTTAGCTTGCTTGGTTGATGATTGGGTTAGTAGGCGAGTTGATGCATCCTCTTCAAGGGCAAGCCCGAGCATATCATCTGGCTCAAACATATCAATCAGCTGCGGCAAACCTTGTTTGATTAGTAACGGCTTTTTTTGCCAGTATTCTGCTAGAAACTGTTCTGGTGTTATGGAATCGGGTAAACAAAGTCTTAAATCACTCATTGATAAATCCATGTCATTTAATTCATTTAAAATGGTTAGGTTGCTTTAGAAAAAGAATTTAATA of the Psychrobacter sp. LV10R520-6 genome contains:
- a CDS encoding NCS2 family permease, which gives rise to MNAIERYFGINGENTTIKTEILAGATTFLTMAYIIFVNPNVLAEAGMDKGAVFVATCLAAAVGCFIMGIYARLPVALAPGMGLNAFFTYGVVLGMGYAWETALGAVFLSGCIFVLLSLFKIREWIINAIPIALKQGVVAGIGAFLAFIALQSSGIIIGQDATLVALGDMTTFAPVMASLGFFVIVGLSYKKIPGAVTIGILLVALISLLTGNTQFTGIMSTPPSIAPTLMQLDIAGAFDVGMISVIFAFLFVDLFDTAGTLMATTSQAGLVEKNGNVPNLGKALLADSTATVAGSLFGTSSTTSYVESVAGIASGGRTGLMAVTVGVLFLLSIFFAPLAGMIPAYATAGAIFYVGVLMLATLKDINWGDVTDAAPVAVVLLFTPLTYSIADGIALGFITFTAVKLLAGKFSEITLAVWVLTLILLAKIIFL
- a CDS encoding 1-pyrroline-5-carboxylate dehydrogenase, encoding MATEFKKNHAQVCEAWRLLSAVNRAIYLEAAIPKLALLTGDANKARRLFNHLLSAAPKLDEVQRMSGATGESNELYVTARGKTMVIGAESARTMAVLGQLIAALLTGNEVILHCPSQDDMCIEAVKVLYETGISDDVISIANDSQTITLLYIDRLAQVAVTGNNAEVQTVSQELANTDGILTQVIAVTDMEGLSDMLTPDYLYRFITERVRTINTTAIGGNASLLELGTE
- the putA gene encoding bifunctional proline dehydrogenase/L-glutamate gamma-semialdehyde dehydrogenase PutA translates to MNPIDQFAPKEPILFNPTELLVPEYIEQSADELYARISPLYSVDEDRWLTDLLPLAKPSDEEREAAAQQTRKLVEYVRNDGKAVKMVDSLLLEYSLDTQEGILLMSLAEALIRVPDNYTADALIRDKMSVADWKKHLKGDNGFITNTSTWGLMMTGRVVSIDSDTTASGFLDRMTKKMGEPMIRGAMQKAMRVMGHQFVLGETIEEANKNSQSYRNKGYTYSFDMLGEAAVTHKDAENYFNDYLHAIKSTANIKVKDGMPKPSVSIKLSALHPRYEATQEAQVMGLLRQRCLLLIEAAREVNVDLSIDAEEADRLEISLKLFESLYRDPLTADWDGLGLVVQGYAKRAIAIFAWVARLSTEVGDRIPLRLVKGAYWDTEIKLAQQKGLSGYPVWTRKEGTDTAYLACARFLLSEHLRGLIWPQFATHNAHTLATVMTMSAHRDFEFQRLHGMGDALYDHILQAYNIPVRIYAPVGAHKDLLPYLVRRLLENGANSSFVHQLLDKSYPIDKLVVHPYDKLLTNDTLHNPDIPLPLNLYGDRRASYGPNIFVESQWHPFKTAVDTHLHKSWTAAPIINGQTISEYAVDGVSSKLDSHTIRAPWNHEIIAGKVRYANAELARKAIDTAVAGQEAWQAVSASKRAAILRKTADLYEENYAEFMALCQVEAGKTIQDSIDEIKEAVDFCRFYADEAERLDDVVHQFTDLTGNQSRQVYKARGTFVCISPWNFPLAIYTGQVVAALAAGNTVVAKPAEQTSLIAHFGAQLMYQAGVPAEALQFVTGAGEVGGALTAADNLSGVIFTGSTQTAQRINQSLNDHAQASGELPVLIAETGGQNAMIVDSTALPEQVVKDAVLSAFGSAGQRCSACRILCVQEEVADGIIELLQGNMAELVVGNPIHAATDVGPVIDSDAKQGLEEHIERMIAEPTATILAQTPMSASSVVSEEQSTFVLPTAIEVQSIDVIGGEHFGPILHVLRYQARDLDKLIDAINGTGFGLTLGIHSRIENIAEHIERRAFVGNTYVNRNQIGAVVNVQPFGGCGLSGTGPKAGGPHYVPRLMRLINANDTKASSGTTHSSLQTDIA
- a CDS encoding cupin domain-containing protein, which translates into the protein MSDLRLCLPDSITPEQFLAEYWQKKPLLIKQGLPQLIDMFEPDDMLGLALEEDASTRLLTQSSTKQANQPQWQLKKGPLTETDFDNLPEQWAVLVQNLEQWSPELGQLWQAFDFIPQWQRDDIMVSYAPKGGSVGKHYDDYDVFLAQGYGQRRWQLGKFCDERTEFVPDEPIRIFDDMGEIIFDEVLEAGDVLYVPPKLSHFGVAQDDCMTFSFGCRRPNVMQIIDSIADVATNDSDLFIPMILPQAPQASGELQAESIDAITAQLLQLLQSDRGADIIRQAVCEVVSKRQYDALVPEETMNTDELIQTLAQGATLQADYSGRLLYNQNADGISIYVNGQRLDGVDNHATALLVRLANGEHIKSEDITDVDPDDLMEWLENGWIWIDCAE